One stretch of Pedobacter riviphilus DNA includes these proteins:
- a CDS encoding Dabb family protein, with protein sequence MIETQTADKGQIQHFVMFWLKPQLTKAEIADFANFFESLKPIKYIKTLSYGLAANTPVRPVTDNSFTYSLTITFANIADHNAYQEDKAHLDAVEKFSKNWYRVVVHDTVIA encoded by the coding sequence ATGATAGAAACTCAAACCGCAGATAAAGGACAGATCCAACACTTCGTAATGTTCTGGTTAAAACCTCAACTAACTAAAGCCGAAATTGCAGATTTCGCCAATTTTTTTGAAAGCTTAAAACCAATCAAATATATCAAAACATTAAGTTACGGTTTAGCTGCTAACACACCTGTACGTCCGGTAACCGATAACTCTTTTACTTATTCGCTAACCATTACATTTGCCAACATCGCAGACCATAATGCTTATCAGGAAGATAAAGCACATTTAGACGCCGTAGAGAAATTTTCGAAAAACTGGTACAGGGTAGTGGTACACGACACGGTGATTGCTTAA
- a CDS encoding ABC transporter substrate-binding protein, whose amino-acid sequence MKVVSFLPAATKMIYDMGLQEYLHGVTFECPKEAAAQPKVVRCILEGKNYSSIEIDRIFSASKAQGKSLYWVDDALLESIAPDVVFTQDICEVCNIDTVCTETAVMKLSKQPVLVPLSPNNLRDVFECAITIANALGKEEIALNYLAGLQKKTDHILDQLRANRAPLKRIMLMEWIEPIYNCGHWIPFQIAAAGGVDMLSNPGGDSIVTQWDKIQKYNPEVLVIAPCGFDMERSMEEMELLTSKTGWKELEAVKNNQVYIADFDMFTQPSVGTLVEGIEALACMFHPEIFKADENIAKKFINYSQPVKSFKSV is encoded by the coding sequence ATGAAAGTTGTTTCCTTTTTACCTGCTGCTACAAAAATGATTTACGATATGGGCCTGCAAGAATACCTGCATGGCGTAACATTCGAATGTCCTAAAGAGGCGGCAGCTCAGCCTAAAGTTGTACGATGCATATTAGAAGGTAAAAACTATTCGAGCATCGAAATAGACCGTATATTTTCTGCATCAAAAGCACAAGGCAAAAGTTTGTACTGGGTAGATGATGCACTATTGGAAAGCATCGCACCTGATGTGGTTTTTACACAGGATATATGTGAAGTGTGCAACATCGATACGGTTTGCACCGAAACAGCCGTAATGAAGCTCAGTAAACAACCTGTACTAGTTCCTTTATCACCAAATAACTTACGGGATGTTTTCGAATGTGCTATTACCATTGCCAACGCTTTAGGAAAGGAAGAGATAGCGTTAAACTATCTGGCAGGGCTGCAAAAGAAAACAGATCATATTTTAGATCAGCTTAGGGCAAACCGTGCGCCATTAAAAAGGATCATGCTGATGGAGTGGATAGAACCGATTTATAACTGCGGACATTGGATTCCTTTTCAGATTGCTGCCGCTGGTGGTGTTGATATGCTGTCTAATCCTGGTGGTGACTCTATTGTAACGCAATGGGATAAAATCCAGAAATATAATCCAGAGGTTTTAGTTATTGCCCCATGTGGTTTTGATATGGAAAGAAGCATGGAAGAAATGGAGCTGCTAACCTCAAAAACAGGTTGGAAAGAGCTAGAGGCCGTAAAAAACAACCAGGTTTATATTGCTGATTTTGATATGTTTACCCAGCCTAGTGTAGGCACACTTGTTGAGGGTATTGAAGCTTTAGCTTGTATGTTTCACCCTGAAATATTTAAGGCGGACGAAAACATAGCCAAAAAATTCATCAACTACAGCCAGCCTGTGAAATCATTTAAATCTGTATAA
- a CDS encoding DUF6580 family putative transport protein, whose translation MSHLKFNPRTLILLLMILVITAFRLLVTFNSDELKFANFSSIGAVALFGGAYFKDNLKAFAFPLLSLFLSDLVLYTTIYKKYVDIFLIQELWTYLAIALMVLVSRFLLKKVNIASLLLSTIVIVFIHWIVSDIGSWYKNPLYTQNFNGFIDCLIKAIPFEIRFLEGTVIYGALLFGAFEILKAKYPVLKLQRQKL comes from the coding sequence ATGTCTCATTTAAAATTTAATCCACGTACTTTAATTTTGTTGTTAATGATATTGGTAATAACGGCTTTCCGTTTGCTGGTAACATTTAACTCAGATGAATTAAAGTTTGCTAATTTTTCATCAATAGGAGCGGTAGCTTTATTTGGAGGAGCATATTTTAAAGATAATCTTAAAGCATTCGCTTTTCCGCTATTGAGTTTATTTTTAAGCGATTTAGTGCTTTATACAACCATATATAAAAAGTATGTAGATATATTCTTAATTCAAGAACTCTGGACATACCTTGCAATTGCATTAATGGTTTTAGTGAGTCGTTTCTTACTAAAAAAGGTAAATATTGCTAGCTTATTACTTTCTACAATTGTAATTGTATTCATCCATTGGATTGTAAGTGATATTGGCTCATGGTATAAGAACCCGCTGTATACACAAAACTTCAATGGGTTTATAGATTGTTTAATTAAAGCCATTCCATTCGAGATCAGATTCTTAGAGGGAACAGTGATTTATGGTGCATTACTTTTTGGAGCTTTCGAAATTTTAAAAGCAAAATACCCAGTATTGAAACTGCAAAGACAAAAGTTATAG
- a CDS encoding YMGG-like glycine zipper-containing protein, producing MKKILVVIALSSSVLFACNNKAKEEAALKQQQAEKQLAIKAVKDSLRLDSFKKAEVAKVEQEKEAKHQAELAAARRASSSRSYASSGGGSTGAYGGAQPTAKKKGWSDAAKGAVIGGAAGAVGGALIDKKKGRGAIIGGLVGAGGGYLIGRGEDRKSGRVQPKN from the coding sequence ATGAAAAAGATATTGGTAGTAATCGCATTAAGTTCTTCAGTTTTATTTGCTTGTAATAATAAGGCAAAAGAAGAAGCAGCATTAAAACAACAACAGGCCGAAAAACAATTGGCAATTAAAGCAGTTAAAGATAGTTTAAGGTTAGATAGCTTTAAAAAAGCCGAAGTGGCCAAGGTAGAACAGGAAAAAGAAGCTAAACACCAGGCAGAATTAGCTGCAGCAAGGAGAGCAAGCTCATCTAGATCTTATGCAAGTTCTGGTGGTGGTTCTACTGGCGCTTATGGTGGTGCACAACCAACAGCTAAGAAAAAAGGCTGGAGCGATGCAGCTAAAGGTGCAGTTATCGGTGGTGCGGCAGGAGCAGTTGGTGGTGCATTAATCGATAAGAAAAAAGGTAGAGGTGCTATCATCGGTGGATTAGTTGGAGCTGGTGGCGGTTATTTAATCGGTAGAGGTGAAGACAGAAAATCTGGCCGTGTGCAACCTAAAAACTAA
- a CDS encoding SIR2 family NAD-dependent protein deacylase yields the protein MKLVVLTGAGISAESGLKTFRDADGLWEGYNVYDVATPEAWERNPELVQEFYNERRRQVLAAKPNLAHQVLAELEKDFDVEIITQNIDDLHERAGSTKVTHLHGVITRSQSDRKADLTYAIVGSEIKMGELCELGSQLRPHVVWFGEAVPMIEVAVKLCKQADLFVLIGTSLAVYPAAGLIDFVPSFVDKYIIDPKTPDVKRYKNIINIEKNAVEGVATLKEILANAR from the coding sequence ATGAAATTAGTTGTTTTAACAGGAGCAGGGATCAGTGCTGAAAGTGGGTTAAAAACATTTAGGGATGCTGATGGATTATGGGAAGGCTATAATGTTTATGATGTAGCCACCCCCGAGGCTTGGGAGAGAAATCCGGAATTGGTACAAGAATTTTATAATGAAAGAAGAAGGCAGGTTTTAGCTGCGAAACCTAATCTGGCTCACCAGGTGCTTGCCGAGCTGGAAAAAGACTTCGACGTTGAAATTATTACCCAAAACATTGATGATTTGCACGAAAGGGCAGGCTCTACCAAAGTTACCCATCTTCATGGCGTAATTACCAGGTCTCAATCAGATAGAAAAGCAGATTTAACCTATGCCATCGTTGGTTCAGAAATAAAAATGGGCGAGCTTTGTGAGCTGGGCTCTCAACTTCGTCCACATGTAGTTTGGTTTGGCGAAGCTGTACCCATGATAGAGGTAGCCGTTAAACTTTGCAAACAAGCCGATCTGTTTGTGCTCATCGGAACTTCGTTAGCTGTTTATCCCGCAGCAGGTTTAATTGATTTTGTGCCTTCCTTTGTTGATAAATACATTATTGATCCAAAAACACCCGATGTAAAGCGTTATAAGAATATAATCAACATTGAAAAAAACGCAGTAGAAGGCGTTGCGACGTTAAAAGAAATCCTAGCCAATGCCAGATAA
- a CDS encoding Dph6-related ATP pyrophosphatase, which translates to MPDKKICIFNWSGGKDSTLALHYALQDSTIEIRYLITTVTEKYNRVSMHGVRESLLIKQAESIGIPLYQIRLGEMPDMETYDSTMKHHLSKFKEEGITHSIFGDIFLEDLRTYRENKLAEIGLKAIFPLWKKDTQHLIEEFLNLNYKTIIVCTQQNLENFCGKVISLDLIRQLPADIDPCGENGEFHTFAFEGPIFKSKITFTIGEKVFRTYNAPSKTTKDDDSPCSTTTLSGFWYMDLLE; encoded by the coding sequence ATGCCAGATAAAAAGATTTGCATTTTTAATTGGAGTGGTGGTAAAGACAGCACATTGGCTTTGCATTATGCTTTACAAGATTCAACTATCGAAATCCGATACCTGATTACTACAGTTACGGAAAAATACAACCGTGTTTCCATGCATGGTGTTAGGGAATCCTTACTGATCAAACAGGCTGAAAGCATTGGTATTCCACTGTATCAGATTCGTTTGGGCGAAATGCCCGATATGGAAACCTATGATAGTACCATGAAGCATCATCTTTCTAAATTTAAAGAGGAAGGTATTACCCATTCTATTTTTGGCGATATCTTTTTAGAGGACTTACGTACTTATCGCGAGAACAAATTAGCAGAAATTGGACTTAAGGCTATTTTTCCACTTTGGAAAAAAGATACACAACATTTAATTGAAGAATTCCTAAACCTGAACTATAAAACCATCATTGTTTGCACACAGCAAAATCTCGAAAATTTTTGTGGAAAAGTAATCAGCCTTGATTTAATCAGGCAACTTCCCGCAGATATCGATCCCTGCGGCGAAAATGGAGAGTTTCATACTTTTGCATTTGAAGGACCAATTTTCAAGAGTAAAATCACTTTCACCATCGGAGAGAAGGTATTCAGAACTTATAATGCTCCAAGTAAAACAACAAAAGATGACGATTCACCTTGCTCAACCACAACCCTTTCTGGCTTCTGGTATATGGATTTATTGGAATAA